A genomic segment from Lutzomyia longipalpis isolate SR_M1_2022 chromosome 3, ASM2433408v1 encodes:
- the LOC129792992 gene encoding cuticle protein 12.5-like: protein MFKLVLALSLLVAAASAGYAGYAGYPYGHSYGHSYAASYAAPYAYGAHYAAAPAVAAYHAPAVVKTVAAAPVAYHAPVAYHAPAVVKTVAAAPVAYHAPVVKAVAAPVAYHAPLATSYANTYKVSVKAPVAYAAPAVVAHHAPLAVAHAPVYSSAYHAPALTYAAHAAPLTVAHGYYH from the exons ATGTTCAAGTTG GTCCTAGCTCTTTCCCTCCTTGTTGCCGCCGCATCGGCTGGATATGCTGGCTATGCTGGATACCCATATGGACATTCATATGGACATTCATATGCTGCTTCATATGCTGCCCCATATGCCTATGGAGCTCACTATGCTGCCGCCCCAGCTGTTGCTGCCTACCATGCCCCCGCCGTAGTTAAGACCGTTGCTGCCGCCCCTGTGGCTTACCACGCACCCGTTGCCTACCACGCACCCGCCGTCGTTAAGACCGTAGCTGCTGCCCCCGTAGCCTACCATGCCCCAGTTGTCAAGGCTGTGGCTGCTCCTGTTGCCTACCATGCTCCTCTTGCCACATCTTACGCCAACACCTACAAG GTGTCTGTTAAGGCTCCAGTTGCCTATGCTGCTCCAGCTGTTGTTGCTCACCATGCTCCCCTCGCCGTAGCCCACGCCCCAGTGTACAGCTCAG CCTACCACGCCCCAGCCCTGACTTATGCTGCCCACGCTGCTCCCCTGACGGTCGCTCATGGTTACTACCACTAA